Proteins encoded together in one Mus caroli chromosome 4, CAROLI_EIJ_v1.1, whole genome shotgun sequence window:
- the LOC110293238 gene encoding cytochrome c oxidase assembly factor 7: protein MAGLVDFQDEEQVKSFLENMEVECHYQCYREKDPEGCYRLVDYLEGIQKNFDEAAKVLKFNCEKYGHGDSCYKLGAYYVTGKGGLTQDLKAASSCFLMACEKPGKKSVESCHNVGLLAHDGQVNEDGQPDLGKARDYYSRACDGGYAASCFNLSAMFLQGAPGFPKDMGLACKYSMKACDLGHVWACANASRMYKLGDGVDKDEAKAEVLKNRARQLHKEQQKNVQPLTFG, encoded by the exons ATGGCGGGCTTGGTTGACTTCCAGGACGAGGAGCAGGTGAAGTCCTTCCTGGAGAACATGGAGGTGGAGTGTCACTACCAATGCTACCGCGAGAAGGACCCGGAGG GTTGCTATCGGCTGGTGGACTATCTGGAAGGAATCCAAAAGAATTTTGATGAAGCTGCAAAGGTGCTGAAGTTCAACTGTGAGAAATACGGGCATGGTGACAGCTGTTACAAGCTGGGGGCCTATTATGTGACTGGCAAAG GTGGCCTGACTCAGGACCTAAAGGCTGCCTCTTCCTGCTTTCTGATGGCCtgtgagaaaccaggaaagaagtCTGTCGAATCCTGTCACAACGTTGGACTACTGGCACATGATGGACAGGTCAACGAGGATGGCCAGCCTGACCTGGGGAAGGCCAGGGACTACTACAGCAGGGCCTGTGATGGCGGCTATGCAGCCAGCTGCTTCAACCTCAGCGCCATGTTTCTACAGGGTGCCCCTGGCTTTCCTAAGGACATGGGTCTGGCGTGTAAATATTCAATGAAGGCCTGTGACCTGGGCCATGTCTGGGCCTGTGCCAATGCCAGCCGCATGTACAAGCTGGGAGATGGTGTTGATAAGGACGAGGCCAAGGCTGAAGTGCTGAAAAACAGGGCCCGGCAGCTGCACAAAGAACAGCAGAAAAACGTCCAACCTCTAACATTTGGGTAG